The Chryseobacterium aureum genome contains a region encoding:
- a CDS encoding GAF domain-containing protein has protein sequence MANLYKKDSPFQVYISFKKYLDVLEHIRYNDRLEYRVNYAESLIESTRNFKEIRDGFQDTALLEKHEDLIRLLLADLFPTGLTKNEIKAASIPLSNITFNYTERFKDILKDAGKDFEIELRNITDNEFYVFCCCLILQSYFKKDIKSTLPFYYDIPNKQGIMKHYKITVNSDFTEIFPTEEAKIPSDDVLDMLLENLDDFKLWKKYFPSQSWILKGFTIISLVDCTSEVALSDLKSSMIEIDPEDLNPNENLTEIFKSYFDVSELNFGLMTFNKKEQKLDKLPIYESLLTNHILDFWINAFDEDTRKSTFNNLNHNSKPVVVSNVNNLDENIKQLPSFSILKDNNVNSFMVIPIMKDGELLAIMEFTSPIAGSFNGLKLKKLEFFTDMVLFSLNRFYFEKNYQIEAIIQREYTTIHDSVVWKFRNEAEKYFTASLGKKIYTLKQIAFKNLTPLFGVSDIRSSSEKRYNLMLQDLNQQIEWLNEIFVLTNSDSEKFLLALDIFENELNNEIKADTEQRFQRLLREEIHPFLQGKLEIKTPREIKAKIKDYFSHLFTPTDLFYHHRKNLDDSITLVNRKLADMLDEGQIKAQEIFPHYYERFKSDGVEHNLYIGPSIAPELHYTSKVVHKLRYWQLKTVCKMELEFQSFKKFLPVPLDIASLIFVYNEKIDIRFRMDEKRFDVDGAYNSYYEIIKKRLDKAHIKDSSERITAPGKITIVYFGMENQKEYLDYISKLQKKGVLQNDIEFLRVEDLQGITGLLALRVSFTLPEE, from the coding sequence TTGGCTAATCTGTATAAAAAAGACTCTCCTTTTCAAGTGTACATATCATTCAAAAAATATTTGGATGTCCTGGAGCATATCCGTTATAATGACAGACTGGAATACAGAGTCAACTATGCGGAATCTCTGATTGAGAGCACCAGAAATTTTAAGGAGATCAGAGATGGCTTTCAGGATACGGCTCTTCTGGAAAAACATGAAGACCTCATCAGGCTTCTACTCGCAGATCTTTTTCCAACCGGCCTTACTAAAAATGAAATAAAAGCGGCAAGCATTCCCCTTTCCAACATCACATTCAATTATACGGAAAGGTTTAAAGACATTCTTAAGGATGCCGGAAAAGACTTCGAAATAGAGCTCAGAAACATTACGGATAATGAGTTTTATGTCTTCTGCTGCTGCCTGATTCTTCAGAGCTACTTTAAAAAAGACATTAAAAGTACCCTCCCGTTTTATTATGATATTCCCAACAAACAGGGAATCATGAAGCATTATAAGATAACGGTCAATTCAGATTTTACAGAAATTTTTCCTACAGAAGAGGCTAAAATTCCATCGGATGATGTGCTGGATATGCTGTTAGAAAACCTGGATGATTTTAAGCTGTGGAAAAAATATTTCCCTTCACAATCCTGGATACTGAAAGGGTTTACCATTATTTCACTGGTAGACTGCACCTCTGAAGTGGCACTTTCTGACCTGAAATCAAGCATGATTGAAATTGATCCTGAAGATTTAAATCCTAATGAAAATCTGACGGAAATTTTCAAATCTTATTTCGACGTTTCTGAACTGAATTTCGGGCTGATGACTTTTAATAAGAAAGAACAGAAACTGGACAAGCTTCCGATTTATGAGAGTCTTCTCACCAATCATATCCTGGATTTCTGGATCAATGCATTTGATGAAGATACCCGAAAGAGTACTTTTAATAATTTAAATCATAATTCAAAACCTGTTGTTGTTTCCAATGTCAACAACCTCGATGAAAATATAAAACAACTTCCTTCCTTTAGTATTTTAAAAGATAATAACGTCAACAGTTTCATGGTAATCCCTATCATGAAAGACGGTGAACTTCTTGCCATCATGGAGTTTACGTCTCCCATTGCCGGAAGTTTCAATGGCTTAAAACTAAAGAAACTGGAGTTTTTTACCGATATGGTTCTTTTCTCTCTGAACCGGTTCTATTTTGAGAAAAATTATCAGATAGAAGCCATCATTCAGCGTGAATATACCACCATCCACGACAGCGTGGTGTGGAAATTCAGAAACGAAGCTGAGAAATACTTCACAGCATCTCTCGGAAAGAAAATATATACTTTAAAGCAGATTGCTTTTAAAAATCTGACTCCGCTGTTTGGTGTTTCGGATATCCGCTCTTCTTCTGAAAAGCGTTATAACCTGATGCTGCAGGACCTTAATCAGCAGATCGAATGGCTGAATGAGATTTTTGTACTTACCAACTCCGATTCTGAAAAGTTTCTGCTGGCACTGGATATTTTTGAAAATGAATTGAATAATGAAATCAAAGCTGATACAGAACAGCGTTTTCAAAGGTTATTAAGGGAAGAAATTCATCCTTTTCTACAGGGAAAACTGGAAATAAAAACTCCCAGAGAAATAAAGGCAAAGATCAAGGACTATTTCTCACACCTCTTTACTCCTACGGATTTATTTTATCATCACAGAAAGAATCTTGATGATTCTATTACGCTGGTCAACCGTAAACTGGCCGATATGCTGGATGAAGGCCAGATAAAAGCACAGGAAATTTTCCCGCACTATTATGAAAGATTTAAGTCTGACGGTGTGGAGCATAATCTGTACATAGGCCCAAGCATTGCTCCGGAGCTGCACTACACTTCCAAAGTGGTCCATAAACTGAGATACTGGCAGCTGAAAACTGTCTGTAAAATGGAGCTGGAATTTCAGTCATTCAAAAAATTCCTTCCTGTACCGCTGGATATTGCTTCACTGATTTTTGTGTATAACGAAAAAATAGACATCCGCTTCAGAATGGATGAAAAACGTTTTGATGTAGACGGAGCTTATAATTCTTATTACGAAATTATTAAAAAACGCCTGGATAAAGCCCATATAAAAGATTCTTCTGAGCGCATCACTGCTCCCGGAAAAATCACCATCGTCTATTTTGGAATGGAAAACCAGAAGGAATACCTGGACTATATTTCCAAACTTCAGAAAAAAGGAGTTCTACAAAATGATATAGAATTCTTAAGGGTGGAAGATCTTCAGGGAATTACAGGACTGCTGGCACTGAGGGTCTCTTTTACGCTTCCGGAAGAATAA
- the nuoK gene encoding NADH-quinone oxidoreductase subunit NuoK encodes MGEVNTFIQSIPLDYFVILSSVLFCLGVMGVLLRKNAIVILGCVELMLNSVNLLLAAFSAYKGNGDGQLLVFFIMVVAAAEVAVGLAIIAMLYRNTRSVDVSIFNKLRG; translated from the coding sequence ATGGGAGAAGTAAATACATTTATACAAAGCATCCCTTTGGACTACTTCGTCATTCTTTCATCAGTATTGTTCTGTTTGGGAGTAATGGGAGTATTGCTTAGAAAAAATGCTATTGTGATTCTGGGCTGTGTAGAGCTTATGCTGAATTCTGTAAACCTTTTATTGGCAGCTTTTTCAGCGTATAAAGGCAACGGCGACGGACAACTTTTAGTTTTCTTCATTATGGTGGTGGCAGCTGCTGAAGTAGCAGTAGGTTTAGCAATTATTGCGATGCTATATAGAAACACCCGTTCTGTAGATGTGAGTATATTTAATAAATTAAGAGGATAA
- a CDS encoding bestrophin family protein: MIVRQRTNWLKMLFIWRGSVLKKIVAQLAIITLFSLAIYFFKGRIFDYKVHLNPTIFTLIGLALAIFMGFCNSASYDRFWEGRKLWGLLVIETRSLTRQILSFVNDSSPDAQEEKHKMIKLISAFGWSLNFQLRDKTGTEHLERLLSPEQLEQVKHKKFIPSIILGFIADWLYEQHKKGNIDTIVMTSMDHQLNQFSSISGGCERIYNTPLPFAYSILLHRTVYLYCFWLPFGLVDSLGWMMPLIVLLISYTFIALDAIIQEIGEPFGEEENDLALNSICRTIEFSIFEQAGIPQGELKQPDTYFVD, translated from the coding sequence ATGATTGTCAGACAGCGAACGAATTGGCTGAAAATGTTATTTATATGGAGAGGGTCCGTATTAAAGAAGATTGTTGCTCAGCTCGCCATCATCACGCTGTTTTCTTTGGCTATTTATTTTTTCAAAGGAAGAATTTTTGATTATAAAGTACATCTCAATCCTACCATTTTTACCCTGATAGGGCTGGCCCTTGCGATTTTTATGGGCTTCTGTAATTCTGCGAGCTATGACCGTTTTTGGGAGGGACGGAAACTTTGGGGCTTACTTGTTATTGAAACCAGATCTTTAACGAGACAGATCTTATCATTTGTGAACGATTCCTCTCCCGATGCTCAGGAAGAGAAACATAAAATGATCAAACTGATCTCTGCATTCGGTTGGTCTCTGAATTTTCAGCTGAGAGATAAAACAGGTACAGAGCATCTTGAACGGCTACTTTCTCCTGAACAATTGGAACAGGTGAAGCATAAAAAATTCATTCCCAGTATTATTCTTGGATTTATTGCTGATTGGCTTTATGAACAGCATAAAAAAGGAAATATTGACACTATTGTGATGACTTCAATGGATCATCAGCTGAATCAGTTCTCCAGTATTTCCGGTGGCTGTGAGAGAATTTATAATACCCCGCTGCCCTTTGCTTACAGTATCCTTCTGCATCGTACGGTATATCTTTACTGCTTCTGGCTTCCTTTCGGGCTGGTGGATTCACTGGGTTGGATGATGCCTCTGATTGTATTGCTGATCAGCTATACCTTTATCGCTCTTGATGCCATTATTCAGGAGATTGGAGAGCCTTTTGGTGAGGAGGAAAATGACCTCGCCCTGAACAGCATCTGCCGAACTATTGAGTTTTCTATTTTTGAGCAGGCAGGAATTCCGCAAGGAGAATTGAAGCAGCCGGATACCTATTTTGTGGATTAG
- a CDS encoding NuoI/complex I 23 kDa subunit family protein: MKLTNRSKVVSNKEMTLAEKIYLPAIFTGMGITFKHAVRTVIKGAPAVYSYPEVQKPRTTIWRGQHVLKRDEEGRERCTACGLCAVACPAEAITMTAAERTKEEKGLYREEKYASVYEINMLRCIFCGMCEEACPKSAIYLTDRLVDVETNRGSFIYGKDKLVEKINERIDITTRQSEKQKNAVK; encoded by the coding sequence ATGAAACTTACAAACAGATCAAAAGTTGTTTCCAATAAAGAAATGACCCTTGCTGAAAAAATCTACCTTCCTGCCATCTTTACAGGGATGGGGATTACATTTAAGCATGCTGTAAGAACCGTGATAAAGGGTGCTCCCGCAGTATATTCGTATCCGGAAGTACAGAAGCCAAGAACCACCATCTGGAGAGGCCAGCACGTTTTGAAAAGAGACGAGGAAGGCAGAGAAAGATGTACAGCTTGTGGGCTTTGTGCGGTAGCTTGTCCGGCAGAAGCCATTACAATGACTGCTGCTGAAAGAACTAAAGAGGAAAAAGGTCTTTACAGAGAAGAAAAATATGCCTCAGTATATGAAATCAATATGCTAAGATGTATTTTCTGCGGTATGTGTGAAGAAGCTTGCCCTAAATCTGCCATCTATCTTACAGACAGATTGGTGGATGTAGAAACCAACAGAGGTTCTTTCATCTATGGAAAAGATAAATTAGTTGAAAAAATAAATGAAAGGATTGATATCACCACAAGACAATCCGAGAAACAAAAAAATGCGGTAAAATAA
- the nuoL gene encoding NADH-quinone oxidoreductase subunit L, translating into MENLVYAIVLLPLLGFLINGLFGKNLPKIVVGSLATAMVFGSFCIAVSIFMNFSSESQPVIVKAFEWFRVNGVQINFGFQIDQLSLMMVMIITGIGSLIHLYSIGYMSHDKGFYKFFTYLNLFIFSMLLLVMGSNYLILFIGWEGVGLCSYLLIGFWYTNEEYGKAARKAFIMNRIGDLALLIGIFMIASQTNAVDYLSVAENASKFELDGTVIIFITASLFIGATGKSAQVPLYTWLPDAMAGPTPVSALIHAATMVTAGIYLVVRSNFLFTLAPTVQGVILFIGFLTAALAGFYALRQNDIKKVLAYSTVSQLGFMFIALGLGAYTTAMFHVMTHAFFKALLFLGAGSVIHAMSNEQDMRFMGGLKKYIPLTHATFLIGTLAISGFPLLSGMISKDEILVAAFAKNPVYWVILFVLAAITATYMFRLYYLTFHGEFRGTEEQKHHLHESPSNMTLPLIVLAILSVIGGFINLPHFIGHGHYAKLMEWLKPVLTEQSFSQMEATLSGVPFNTEMILLAATVIMFFSVWFIVRNTYVSKKKMAVAEENYTGWEKLSAKKLYVDELYNALIVKTVEGLGRGGKMFDKGILDRFVNFVGDGAEDSGKAMKRVQNGNVETYILIMSLAVGIILIVNFLLQ; encoded by the coding sequence ATGGAGAATCTAGTATATGCAATAGTACTTTTACCACTTTTAGGGTTTCTTATTAACGGGCTGTTCGGAAAAAATCTTCCAAAAATAGTAGTAGGATCTTTAGCTACTGCAATGGTTTTCGGATCTTTCTGTATTGCTGTAAGTATTTTCATGAATTTCAGTTCTGAAAGCCAGCCTGTTATTGTAAAAGCTTTTGAATGGTTTAGAGTCAATGGAGTTCAAATTAACTTTGGATTTCAGATTGATCAGCTTTCTTTAATGATGGTGATGATCATTACGGGTATCGGTTCACTGATCCACTTATACTCTATCGGATATATGAGTCATGATAAAGGATTTTATAAGTTTTTTACTTACCTGAATCTTTTCATCTTCTCCATGTTACTTTTAGTAATGGGAAGCAACTACCTTATCCTGTTTATCGGATGGGAAGGTGTAGGTCTTTGTTCTTATCTGTTAATCGGATTCTGGTATACCAACGAAGAATATGGTAAAGCAGCAAGAAAAGCTTTCATCATGAACAGAATTGGTGATCTAGCGTTATTGATCGGTATCTTCATGATCGCTTCTCAGACCAATGCTGTAGATTATCTGTCTGTAGCGGAAAACGCTTCAAAATTTGAACTAGACGGAACAGTGATTATCTTTATCACAGCGAGTTTATTCATCGGTGCTACCGGTAAATCTGCTCAGGTTCCTCTATATACATGGTTACCGGATGCAATGGCGGGACCAACTCCTGTATCAGCGTTAATCCACGCGGCTACGATGGTAACAGCGGGTATCTATTTGGTAGTAAGATCTAACTTCTTATTTACCTTGGCACCTACCGTACAGGGAGTCATTTTATTCATCGGATTCTTGACTGCTGCTTTGGCAGGATTCTATGCACTTCGTCAGAACGACATCAAAAAAGTATTGGCATACTCTACTGTTTCACAGCTTGGGTTTATGTTCATCGCTTTAGGTCTTGGAGCATACACTACAGCAATGTTCCACGTAATGACACACGCTTTCTTTAAGGCATTATTATTCTTAGGTGCAGGTTCTGTTATCCACGCAATGAGCAACGAACAGGATATGCGTTTCATGGGAGGTCTAAAAAAATATATTCCTCTTACCCACGCTACATTCCTTATCGGAACCTTAGCCATCTCAGGTTTCCCTTTATTATCAGGGATGATCTCTAAAGACGAAATTTTAGTGGCAGCTTTCGCTAAAAACCCTGTCTACTGGGTAATCCTATTTGTTTTAGCGGCAATCACTGCAACCTATATGTTCAGACTGTACTATCTTACATTCCACGGTGAATTCAGAGGTACTGAAGAACAGAAACACCACTTACATGAAAGTCCGTCTAATATGACATTACCATTGATCGTATTGGCTATCCTTTCTGTAATCGGAGGTTTTATCAACCTGCCACACTTCATCGGTCACGGGCATTACGCTAAACTGATGGAATGGTTAAAGCCTGTTCTTACGGAACAAAGCTTCAGCCAGATGGAAGCTACTCTTTCAGGAGTACCTTTTAATACTGAAATGATCTTATTAGCAGCTACAGTAATTATGTTCTTCTCTGTATGGTTCATCGTTAGAAATACTTATGTAAGTAAGAAAAAGATGGCTGTTGCAGAAGAAAACTATACCGGATGGGAAAAGCTTTCTGCTAAGAAATTATACGTTGACGAACTTTACAACGCATTGATTGTAAAAACTGTTGAAGGATTAGGACGCGGAGGAAAAATGTTTGATAAGGGTATCTTAGACCGTTTTGTAAACTTTGTAGGTGATGGTGCTGAAGACAGCGGAAAAGCTATGAAGCGTGTACAGAACGGAAATGTAGAGACATATATCCTTATCATGTCTTTAGCGGTGGGAATTATATTAATTGTTAACTTTTTATTACAATAA
- a CDS encoding complex I subunit 4 family protein produces the protein MSCLLLTLLLLPLVGSGLVFAWKNSSSKYLALGIALVQMLLTFYMLSDFNFGPTVDSKLQYEITYPWSQFIKSSLHFGVDGMSMLLLILTNILAPIIILSSFNENVNYRNTFYGLILLMQFGLVGVFTSLDGLLFYIFWEVTLIPIWFIAGLWGQENKRFEFTTKFFVYTFVGSLFMLAGLIYVYNHSASFALTDLYNAQLNEVQQTVVFWFIFFAFAVKLPVFPFHTWQPDTYTYSPTQGSMLLSGIMLKMAVYGVMRYLLPITPLPIAGISGQIVIILAIVGIVHGALIAIIQTDMKRIIAYSSFSHVGLMVAGIFASAVVTLRGTFNVEGAEGALVQTFAHGINVVGLFYCCDILYKRFKSRDIRQMGGLAKVAPKFAVLFLIIILGSMGVPLTNGFIGEFILLKSVYDFNGTAAVIAGLTVILCAVYLLRFYGKAMFGEGDAAVLSTAKDLSGVEFSVLASLAVFVILLGIFPQPVIDMVSSSVKFIYTAMAN, from the coding sequence ATGTCTTGTTTGTTATTAACATTATTACTTTTACCTCTAGTAGGTTCGGGATTAGTTTTTGCCTGGAAGAATAGTTCCAGCAAATATTTGGCGCTTGGAATTGCATTGGTACAGATGCTTCTTACGTTCTATATGCTTTCGGATTTCAATTTTGGACCGACTGTAGACAGTAAGCTTCAGTACGAAATCACTTATCCATGGTCTCAATTTATTAAAAGTTCTCTTCATTTCGGCGTTGACGGAATGAGTATGCTTCTTTTAATATTGACCAATATTCTGGCTCCAATTATCATTTTATCATCTTTCAATGAAAATGTAAACTACAGAAATACATTCTACGGACTGATTCTGTTAATGCAATTTGGTCTTGTAGGAGTCTTTACTTCTTTAGACGGATTGTTATTCTACATTTTCTGGGAAGTAACTTTGATTCCAATTTGGTTCATTGCCGGACTTTGGGGACAGGAGAATAAAAGGTTTGAATTCACTACGAAATTCTTCGTATATACTTTCGTGGGATCATTATTTATGTTAGCAGGATTGATCTATGTGTACAACCACTCTGCATCATTCGCTTTAACAGATTTATACAATGCCCAGCTTAACGAAGTACAGCAGACAGTGGTATTCTGGTTTATTTTCTTTGCTTTTGCAGTGAAATTACCGGTATTCCCTTTCCATACATGGCAGCCTGATACCTATACTTACTCTCCTACTCAGGGATCCATGTTATTATCAGGGATCATGCTGAAGATGGCAGTATACGGTGTAATGCGTTACTTACTTCCTATCACTCCCCTTCCGATTGCCGGAATTTCAGGACAGATTGTGATTATCCTTGCTATTGTAGGAATTGTTCACGGTGCTTTGATTGCTATTATTCAAACAGATATGAAGAGAATCATTGCCTATTCATCTTTCTCTCACGTAGGACTGATGGTAGCGGGAATCTTCGCTTCTGCAGTTGTGACGCTTAGAGGAACTTTCAATGTGGAAGGAGCTGAAGGAGCATTGGTACAGACTTTTGCCCACGGTATCAACGTAGTAGGATTATTCTACTGTTGTGATATTTTATACAAGAGATTCAAATCAAGAGACATCAGACAAATGGGAGGTTTAGCGAAAGTGGCCCCTAAGTTTGCAGTGTTATTCCTGATCATTATATTAGGTTCAATGGGAGTTCCATTGACCAATGGATTCATTGGAGAATTTATTTTGTTGAAATCTGTATATGATTTTAACGGAACAGCAGCAGTAATTGCTGGTCTTACGGTAATTCTTTGTGCGGTGTATTTATTGAGATTCTACGGAAAAGCAATGTTCGGAGAAGGAGATGCAGCGGTTCTAAGTACAGCAAAAGATTTATCAGGAGTAGAATTTTCTGTATTGGCAAGTTTAGCGGTTTTTGTGATTTTACTGGGTATTTTCCCACAACCGGTAATCGACATGGTGAGTAGTTCGGTGAAGTTTATCTACACAGCAATGGCTAATTAA
- a CDS encoding NADH-quinone oxidoreductase subunit N: protein MSVLIIVFLTAVIALFSGVFEQGKFARYIGILGLIIALYVSFMPECSFFDHYKHMYEYSGNTALFTKISIVTTLLLFFLGGFAFSNHRSHQSELYALMLFALCGGIILFGYQNLVTMFLGVEILSIPLYVMAGANKTDLRSNEASIKYFLMGAFATGFLLFGIAFIYGSAGSFDLYKIHDFGVANSGNVMFILGVLLILCALAFKVALAPFHMWSPDVYAGSPSLITAFMASVVKISGFFALFRLMTLGFAGVTHEWINVLGVFLIITLLLANVMGLAQTNAKRMLAYSSVSHAGYIGLVFFGMTSLSTYNLAFYLFAYSLSTVGVFMCLIWVEKLKRETSFGAFKGLAKTEPLLATAATISMLSMAGVPLTAGFMGKFALFSQAMNGAAFLVLVAVLGSALSIAYYLRLIIAMFFFKESTFKSSEKVTLTYNIIAVVVIVLIIILGIFPDMFAKMFGL from the coding sequence ATGAGTGTTTTAATTATTGTTTTCCTAACGGCAGTTATTGCGTTATTTTCAGGAGTTTTTGAACAGGGAAAATTCGCAAGATACATTGGGATTTTGGGATTAATCATTGCATTGTATGTAAGTTTTATGCCGGAATGTTCGTTCTTCGACCATTACAAGCATATGTATGAGTACAGTGGCAATACCGCATTATTCACTAAAATATCAATCGTAACAACTTTATTATTATTCTTCCTGGGAGGTTTTGCGTTCAGCAACCACAGAAGCCACCAGTCAGAATTATATGCATTGATGCTATTTGCATTATGTGGAGGGATCATCCTTTTCGGATATCAGAACTTAGTGACGATGTTCTTAGGTGTTGAAATCCTTTCTATTCCATTATATGTAATGGCGGGAGCTAACAAAACTGATCTGAGATCTAACGAAGCTTCTATTAAATATTTCCTTATGGGTGCCTTTGCAACAGGTTTTTTACTGTTTGGTATAGCATTCATCTATGGAAGTGCAGGAAGTTTTGATCTTTACAAGATTCATGATTTCGGAGTAGCTAATTCCGGAAATGTAATGTTTATTTTAGGAGTATTACTGATTCTTTGTGCATTGGCATTCAAAGTAGCTTTAGCCCCTTTCCATATGTGGAGCCCTGATGTATATGCAGGTTCTCCTTCACTGATCACAGCTTTTATGGCGAGTGTGGTAAAGATCTCCGGATTTTTTGCCCTGTTCAGACTGATGACGCTTGGTTTTGCCGGGGTTACTCATGAATGGATTAATGTTTTAGGAGTGTTCTTAATCATTACTTTATTATTGGCAAACGTTATGGGTCTTGCTCAGACGAATGCAAAAAGAATGCTGGCTTACTCTTCAGTATCCCACGCAGGATATATCGGATTGGTATTCTTCGGAATGACAAGCCTTTCTACGTACAACCTTGCCTTTTATTTATTTGCTTATTCTTTATCTACTGTAGGTGTTTTCATGTGTCTGATCTGGGTAGAGAAATTAAAAAGAGAAACTTCTTTCGGAGCCTTCAAAGGATTGGCGAAAACTGAACCTTTATTAGCAACAGCTGCAACAATCTCTATGCTTTCCATGGCTGGAGTTCCGTTAACGGCTGGTTTCATGGGGAAATTTGCTTTATTCTCCCAGGCTATGAACGGTGCAGCTTTCTTAGTGCTGGTAGCGGTATTGGGTTCTGCCCTGTCTATCGCTTACTATTTAAGACTGATCATCGCCATGTTCTTCTTTAAAGAATCAACATTCAAATCATCAGAAAAAGTAACCCTTACTTACAACATCATTGCAGTAGTGGTTATAGTACTGATCATCATCCTTGGAATTTTCCCGGATATGTTTGCAAAAATGTTCGGATTGTAA
- the nuoH gene encoding NADH-quinone oxidoreductase subunit NuoH produces MDLLTFKLILVLALFLLSLTIAAYSTWAERKVASIMQDRIGPNRAGPFGLLQPLADGGKFFFKEDFTPANAERFLFVLGPALVMFISLITGAVIPWGKSLNIAGTSFDLQVANIDVGVLFIIGMASIGVYGIMIGGWASNNKYSLLGAIRASSQMISYELAMGLALLSIIMMTGSLDLKQITESQTTGKLWGVIPWVSGMNWNIFYQPIAFLVFFVAALAETNRHPFDLPECESELVTGYSTEYSSMKLGLYMFGEYVNMFISNAFMVVLFFGGYNYPGIEWVTQNWGENTAGILSIVAFLTKTVIGILIFMWIRWTLPRFRYDQLMHLGWKTLIPMALVNLLITGAVILAFAN; encoded by the coding sequence ATGGATTTACTTACATTTAAACTTATACTTGTACTAGCGCTTTTCCTGCTGTCACTAACGATCGCAGCCTACTCTACCTGGGCAGAAAGAAAAGTTGCCTCTATCATGCAGGATAGAATTGGTCCTAACAGAGCCGGACCTTTCGGATTGCTGCAGCCCCTGGCTGACGGTGGAAAGTTTTTCTTTAAAGAAGACTTCACCCCTGCCAATGCAGAAAGATTTCTTTTCGTATTAGGGCCAGCTTTGGTAATGTTTATTTCATTGATTACAGGAGCGGTGATTCCGTGGGGTAAAAGTTTAAATATTGCAGGTACTTCCTTTGATCTTCAGGTGGCCAACATTGACGTTGGTGTACTTTTCATCATCGGTATGGCATCCATCGGAGTTTACGGAATTATGATCGGAGGTTGGGCTTCCAACAATAAATATTCATTGTTAGGTGCTATCCGTGCTTCTTCTCAGATGATTTCTTATGAATTGGCAATGGGATTAGCACTTCTTTCTATCATCATGATGACAGGAAGTTTAGATCTGAAACAAATTACGGAAAGTCAGACTACCGGAAAATTATGGGGAGTTATTCCTTGGGTTTCCGGAATGAACTGGAATATTTTCTACCAGCCAATTGCTTTCCTTGTTTTCTTTGTAGCTGCTTTAGCAGAAACCAACAGACACCCGTTCGATTTACCTGAGTGTGAGTCTGAATTGGTAACAGGATATTCCACAGAATACTCTTCCATGAAGTTAGGATTATATATGTTCGGAGAATATGTAAACATGTTTATTTCTAATGCTTTCATGGTAGTTCTTTTCTTCGGAGGATACAACTATCCGGGTATTGAGTGGGTAACGCAGAACTGGGGAGAAAACACAGCAGGAATTCTAAGTATTGTGGCGTTCCTTACAAAAACAGTAATCGGAATTCTGATCTTTATGTGGATCAGATGGACACTTCCAAGATTCAGATACGACCAGTTAATGCACTTGGGATGGAAAACATTAATCCCGATGGCATTGGTAAACCTATTAATTACAGGAGCTGTAATTTTAGCATTTGCAAATTAA
- a CDS encoding NADH-quinone oxidoreductase subunit J family protein has protein sequence MDQFLFFLVAFLAVASAVYFVFAKNPLYAILSLIVTMFSIAGMYILLNAQFLAIIQIIVYAGAIMVLFLYILMMLNLNKEDESKKNNTLKFVGVFTAGILLVGILGVFRGVRENHIVVENVDRGIGLTKNLGRLLFNEYVLPFELASILILAGIVGAVLIGKKDL, from the coding sequence ATGGATCAGTTTTTATTTTTCTTGGTGGCGTTTTTAGCAGTGGCAAGTGCAGTGTATTTTGTATTTGCAAAAAATCCTCTTTATGCTATTTTGTCATTAATTGTTACGATGTTTTCAATTGCCGGAATGTACATTCTTTTAAATGCACAGTTCCTTGCAATCATCCAGATTATAGTGTACGCAGGTGCCATTATGGTACTTTTCCTTTACATCTTAATGATGCTTAACCTTAATAAAGAAGACGAAAGTAAGAAGAACAATACTTTAAAATTTGTTGGAGTTTTTACAGCAGGTATTCTTTTAGTAGGTATTTTAGGTGTTTTCAGAGGAGTAAGAGAAAACCACATCGTGGTTGAAAATGTAGACAGAGGGATAGGTCTTACAAAAAATCTGGGTAGACTTTTGTTTAATGAATATGTTTTACCGTTTGAGCTTGCTTCCATCCTAATTCTGGCAGGTATTGTAGGCGCGGTATTAATCGGTAAAAAAGATTTATAA